One Cellulomonas soli DNA window includes the following coding sequences:
- a CDS encoding SRPBCC family protein yields MTVLRSATDPEALTFSITSEFTATPERIWQLWSDPRQLEQWWGPPDWPATFVDHDFVPGGEARYYMTGPDGEKAHGWWSFVTIDPHRAIVFDDGFADDSGAPDREMPTMRGHMELQPDGDVTRMVITTRFASAEQLEQVVGMGMVEGMTGALGQIDAILAAQP; encoded by the coding sequence ATGACCGTGCTCCGCAGCGCCACCGACCCCGAGGCGCTCACCTTCAGCATCACCTCCGAGTTCACCGCGACCCCCGAACGCATCTGGCAGCTGTGGTCCGACCCGCGCCAGCTCGAGCAGTGGTGGGGTCCGCCGGACTGGCCGGCCACGTTCGTCGACCACGACTTCGTGCCCGGCGGCGAGGCCCGGTACTACATGACCGGACCCGACGGCGAGAAGGCCCACGGCTGGTGGTCGTTCGTCACGATCGACCCGCACCGCGCGATCGTCTTCGACGACGGGTTCGCCGACGACTCCGGCGCCCCCGACCGGGAGATGCCCACCATGCGCGGTCACATGGAGCTGCAGCCCGACGGCGACGTGACCCGCATGGTCATCACCACGCGGTTCGCGTCCGCCGAGCAGCTCGAGCAGGTCGTCGGCATGGGCATGGTCGAGGGCATGACCGGTGCCCTGGGGCAGATCGACGCGATCCTCGCCGCCCAGCCCTGA
- a CDS encoding ArsR/SmtB family transcription factor, producing MVVDELDQDGVDRLFAALADRTRRDIVTRVLVREESVSALAERYDMSFAAVQKHVAVLERASLVTKRRHGRERLVRGDVGTIRTAARLLEEYEQVWRGRIDRLGDLLAEPHSPPHTPGDAP from the coding sequence ATGGTTGTAGATGAGCTGGACCAGGACGGCGTCGACCGCCTCTTCGCGGCGCTGGCCGACCGCACCCGACGCGACATCGTCACCCGGGTGCTGGTGCGCGAGGAGTCCGTGTCGGCGCTCGCCGAGCGCTACGACATGAGCTTCGCCGCGGTCCAGAAGCACGTCGCCGTGCTCGAGCGCGCGTCGCTCGTCACCAAGCGACGCCACGGCCGCGAGCGCCTCGTCCGCGGCGACGTCGGCACGATCCGGACCGCCGCACGGCTGCTCGAGGAGTACGAGCAGGTCTGGCGGGGACGGATCGACCGCCTCGGCGACCTGCTCGCCGAGCCTCACAGCCCACCGCACACGCCAGGAGACGCACCATGA
- a CDS encoding oxygenase MpaB family protein, translating into MVPTSLLGGVRQRAGDALFARVAGPDGVAARERIHGTPGPRWFSPGSPVREVHGDASMFVGGLRALLLQALHPAAMAGVAGHSGYRSDPWGRLARTSTFLAVTAFGTADDAQAAVDRVRAIHERVRGTSPEGVRYRASDPHLLRWVHVAEVDSFVAAHRAVGAHPLTPAGYDEYVAQLATVAERLGVVDPPRTEAELAAQLDAYRPELAVSPAARDTIGFLLHQPPVPWTLRVPYAGLTGCAVATLPPWARELVAPGSSPVRRAVARPAGRLVTGLIRWSLARTPDAPEG; encoded by the coding sequence ATGGTGCCCACGTCCCTCCTCGGCGGTGTCCGGCAGCGGGCCGGTGACGCCCTGTTCGCGCGGGTGGCCGGCCCTGACGGCGTGGCGGCCAGGGAGCGGATCCACGGCACGCCGGGCCCGCGCTGGTTCTCGCCGGGATCGCCGGTGCGCGAGGTGCACGGGGACGCGTCGATGTTCGTCGGCGGGCTGCGGGCGTTGCTGCTGCAGGCCCTGCACCCGGCGGCGATGGCGGGCGTGGCCGGCCACTCGGGGTATCGCAGCGACCCGTGGGGACGCCTGGCGCGGACGAGCACGTTCCTCGCGGTGACGGCGTTCGGCACGGCCGACGACGCGCAGGCGGCGGTCGACCGGGTGCGCGCGATCCACGAGCGGGTGCGCGGCACGTCGCCCGAGGGGGTGCGCTACCGGGCGAGCGACCCGCACCTGCTGCGTTGGGTGCACGTCGCGGAGGTGGACAGCTTCGTGGCGGCGCACCGCGCGGTGGGGGCGCACCCGCTGACGCCTGCCGGCTACGACGAGTACGTGGCGCAGCTGGCGACGGTCGCCGAGCGGCTGGGGGTGGTCGACCCGCCGCGTACGGAGGCGGAGCTGGCTGCGCAGCTCGACGCCTACCGTCCGGAGCTGGCGGTGTCGCCGGCGGCGCGGGACACGATCGGGTTCCTGCTGCACCAGCCGCCGGTGCCGTGGACGTTGCGGGTGCCGTACGCGGGGTTGACGGGGTGTGCGGTCGCGACGTTGCCGCCGTGGGCGCGCGAGCTGGTCGCGCCGGGGTCGTCGCCGGTGCGGCGGGCGGTCGCGCGGCCTGCCGGTCGGCTGGTCACCGGGCTGATCCGTTGGTCGCTCGCCAGGACGCCGGACGCACCGGAGGGGTAG
- a CDS encoding alpha-L-rhamnosidase, with translation MSPSSATLTSAPPHGSRREPHGLPRDPQRDGHADRLREALRDARWIAPAEPHPLPAGERPAMLLRRTFAVPPHGGTGPVLVHATAHGVYELFLNGVRVGDEELTPGFTAYRKRLQVQTWDITDLLHEGDNTIAALLSDGWFRGRHGFERRPDGFGDRTVLLAAVVASDAEGTRSPRTLVATDDAWTSRTSHITRADLMDGQTTDLRRHDPAWYRGAGSPVGWLPVEPLDADGDSTGGCSTDLIADRARLVPAEGPPVRRIEELAPAAVREARPGSVLVDFGQNLNGWVRLTALGPAGTRLTLTHGEHLDPDGLLTTDHLRAFVFSTGQTLPAGQVDEVVSAGRDGDVFEPRHTTHGFRYVQVDGLPSAVGAEQVRAGIRAVVVHSDLAPVGTFACSDPRLEALHEAVRWSLRGNVCAVPTDCPQRERSGFTGDWQVFVATAALLYDVKEFSERWLRDLAADQWADGRVPTVVPNPAGDRPSGVVFEDAAAGSAGWGDAAVIVPWELWRAYGDLDALREQLPAMCRWVDHAAARAAGARHPDRTARRPVPAAHEHALLDTGFHFGEWLEPGVPPRPDPVADHGIVATAYLHRSAHLLARTGALLGLPDVEQRYAALADAARDAWQREYVGVDGRLTEESQAHYVRALAFDLLPPAQRTAAAARLVELIAERGGTLGTGFLSTGMLLPVLADHGHAEIAYDLLTSEDAPSWLGMLAAGATTVWEWWDGVDVDGNARGSLNHYSKGAVASFLYTHVAGIRLVDEPTPGEAAYRRVRIAPVPDARLTWARASLATPRGPVRTAWSVEEGLFTIDVAFPEGTVGDVELPDGRHRRLGAGAYRLTCPWPARPEAPGA, from the coding sequence ATGTCCCCCAGCAGCGCCACCCTCACGAGCGCCCCGCCGCACGGCTCGCGGCGCGAACCGCACGGGCTGCCGCGCGACCCGCAGCGCGACGGGCACGCCGACCGCCTGCGCGAGGCGCTGCGCGACGCCCGCTGGATCGCCCCGGCCGAACCGCACCCGCTGCCCGCCGGTGAGCGACCCGCCATGCTGCTGCGCCGCACGTTCGCCGTGCCGCCCCACGGGGGCACCGGACCCGTGCTCGTGCACGCCACCGCGCACGGCGTCTACGAGCTGTTCCTCAACGGCGTGCGCGTCGGCGACGAGGAGCTGACCCCCGGCTTCACCGCCTACCGCAAGCGCCTGCAGGTGCAGACCTGGGACATCACCGACCTGCTGCACGAGGGCGACAACACGATCGCCGCGCTGCTCTCCGACGGGTGGTTCCGCGGGCGGCACGGGTTCGAGCGCCGACCCGACGGGTTCGGCGACCGGACGGTGCTCCTCGCCGCTGTCGTCGCCTCCGACGCCGAGGGAACGAGATCGCCCCGCACCCTCGTCGCGACCGACGACGCCTGGACGTCCCGCACCAGCCACATCACGCGCGCCGACCTCATGGACGGCCAGACGACCGACCTGCGCCGGCACGACCCCGCCTGGTACCGCGGCGCGGGGTCGCCGGTCGGCTGGCTCCCGGTCGAGCCGCTCGACGCCGACGGCGACAGCACCGGCGGCTGCTCCACCGACCTGATCGCCGATCGCGCCCGGCTCGTGCCCGCCGAGGGGCCGCCCGTCCGCAGGATCGAGGAGCTCGCGCCGGCGGCCGTGCGCGAGGCGCGCCCGGGCAGCGTCCTCGTCGACTTCGGGCAGAACCTCAACGGCTGGGTACGGCTGACCGCCCTCGGCCCCGCAGGCACCCGGCTGACCCTCACGCACGGCGAGCACCTCGACCCCGACGGCCTGCTCACGACCGACCACCTGCGGGCGTTCGTGTTCTCCACCGGGCAGACCCTGCCCGCCGGCCAGGTCGACGAGGTCGTCTCCGCCGGGCGCGACGGCGACGTGTTCGAACCCCGGCACACCACGCACGGCTTCCGCTACGTGCAGGTCGACGGCCTGCCGAGCGCTGTCGGCGCCGAGCAGGTCCGCGCCGGCATCCGGGCCGTCGTCGTGCACTCCGACCTGGCACCGGTCGGCACGTTCGCGTGCAGCGACCCCCGGCTCGAGGCGCTGCACGAGGCGGTCCGCTGGAGCCTGCGCGGCAACGTGTGCGCCGTGCCCACCGACTGCCCGCAGCGCGAGCGTTCAGGGTTCACCGGCGACTGGCAGGTGTTCGTCGCCACCGCCGCGCTGCTCTACGACGTCAAGGAGTTCTCCGAGCGCTGGCTGCGCGACCTTGCCGCGGACCAGTGGGCGGACGGGCGCGTCCCCACGGTCGTCCCCAACCCGGCGGGCGACCGACCCTCGGGCGTGGTGTTCGAGGACGCCGCCGCCGGGTCGGCGGGCTGGGGCGACGCCGCGGTGATCGTGCCCTGGGAGCTGTGGCGGGCGTACGGGGACCTCGACGCACTGCGGGAGCAGCTGCCCGCGATGTGCCGCTGGGTCGACCACGCCGCCGCGCGCGCGGCCGGGGCCCGGCATCCGGACCGGACGGCCCGACGACCGGTGCCCGCCGCGCACGAGCACGCGCTGCTCGACACGGGCTTCCACTTCGGCGAGTGGCTCGAGCCCGGTGTCCCGCCGCGACCCGACCCGGTCGCCGACCACGGCATCGTCGCGACCGCGTACCTGCACCGCTCGGCGCACCTGCTGGCCCGCACGGGCGCCCTGCTCGGGCTGCCCGACGTCGAGCAGCGGTACGCGGCGCTCGCCGACGCTGCCCGGGACGCCTGGCAGCGCGAGTACGTGGGCGTCGACGGGCGCCTGACCGAGGAGTCCCAGGCGCACTACGTGCGGGCCCTCGCGTTCGACCTGCTGCCACCCGCGCAGCGAACGGCCGCCGCCGCGCGGCTCGTCGAGCTGATCGCCGAGCGGGGCGGCACGCTCGGCACCGGCTTCCTGTCCACCGGCATGCTCCTGCCGGTGCTCGCCGACCACGGGCACGCCGAGATCGCCTACGACCTGCTGACCAGCGAGGACGCACCCTCCTGGCTCGGCATGCTGGCCGCGGGCGCGACCACCGTCTGGGAGTGGTGGGACGGCGTCGACGTTGACGGGAACGCCCGCGGGTCGCTCAACCATTACAGCAAGGGCGCGGTCGCCTCGTTCCTGTACACCCACGTCGCAGGCATCCGCCTGGTCGACGAGCCGACCCCCGGCGAGGCGGCCTACCGGCGGGTCCGGATCGCCCCGGTCCCGGATGCTCGTCTGACCTGGGCGAGGGCGAGCCTCGCGACTCCCCGTGGACCGGTGCGCACCGCCTGGTCGGTCGAGGAGGGTCTGTTCACGATCGACGTGGCGTTCCCCGAGGGCACGGTCGGCGACGTCGAGCTCCCCGACGGTCGACACCGACGCCTGGGGGCCGGCGCGTACCGGCTCACCTGCCCGTGGCCCGCGCGTCCGGAGGCGCCGGGCGCCTGA